The region AAttcttcgatttcaaattttttggtgataaacctattcttcctcaaattcatgaattacaaattattgttaataaattgaaagtgttaaagattgagcttcccgaggcctttcaagttggtgctatagtggctaaattaccaccaacttggaagagctataggaaaagaatccttcataaaaataaggattattctttggaggagatccaaaaacatattcgaatcgaagaggaatcgatatgtagagataaacttgtggaggggtctaatggagagacttccaaagcaaatgcggtgtcacaaccaaaacatcccaaaaacaaagggaaaaagggtaatgagaaacctttgggtccaaaaaccaacccaaacaagtttaagggcgagaaaggtccttgctttgtgtgtgggaaaaagggtcactatgctagagagtgtagacatagaaaagaccaacaaggacctaaggtgaatgcaactcaagaggaaaacatagttgctacccttagtgaggtgaatgcggtccaaggcaaggtgaaagggtggtggtatgacacatgtgccaccgtccatgtcacctatgacaaatcattgttcaagacctttgaagagtaaaagggcaaccatgagatacaaatgggcaatgagggcaaatccaaggtacttggcaaaggtactattgatgtctacacctccggcaagaaagttacattagtgaatgtactttatgttcccgaaatgagtagaaacttggtaagtggtgatttacttggcaagcccggcattaaagccgtttttgagtctggtaaacttatacttaccaaatcaaatgtatttttgggaaagggataCTCTTGTGaaggtatggttaaattgtgcaccaatgatgcaactttcaatgttatcaataaaaatgctaattccgcctatattgttgagtatgattctttatttttgtggcatcttagactatcacatataggtttttcaaccatgaaaagagtagtaaaatgtggtatgattgcatgtaatattaaaaactatggtaaatgtgaaacatgtgttaaggcaaaaatgattaagaaaccatttcctagtgtagaaagatcatctaatttactagatttaatccatagtgatctttgtgaattaaatggtgttttaactagaggtggcaaaaggtattttcttacttttatagatgattttagtagatatacctatgtgtttcttttaaagcataaagatgagacttttgatgcttttaaattgtataaattagaagttgaaaaccaattaaataaaaagattaaggtgctaagaagtgatagaggaggagagtacttctctaatgaattcaatacattttgtgaagaaaatggtataattcatgagtgcactgcaccttatacaccacaacacaatggtgttgccgaaaggaaaaataggacttatctagaaatgataaattctatgttggtgttttctaagttgtacttcaacttatggggtgaagcgcttttaaccgcttgtcacattcttaatcgaataccgatgaagaaaaatgagatatctccatatgagttatggaaaggaagaaaacccaacatagggtacttcaaagtgtgggggtgtcttgcgtattgcaagaaaaccgaacctaatagaacaaagttaggttcaagagccataaagtgtgcttttgttggttatgccaacaatagtaaagcttataggctattagacttagagtctaacattgtgattgaatctagagaagttgaattctttgagaatatgttatgtgacaacaattctcaagcttcaacatctctaaaggagaatttgttatatgagaacaattctcaagcttctacatccaaagttgattctcaagaggagaattctcaaaaggatgtaaagcaaccctttgaacctagaagaagtcaaaggcttaaaaatcataaaagtctagtagtggatgagatagattctcaacgaatttcactctacatggtagaaggaaatagagaggaagtcattaggaaaattcctattgtacttctcgttgaggatgatcctaagacttatagagaagctatgcaatcaagagatagtgcattttggaaagaagccatcaatgatgagatggattccattctttccaataacacttgggaattggtagacctcccaccggggtctaagccaattgggtgtaagtgggtatttaggagaaaatatcacactgacggcactatccaaacctttaaagctagattagtagctaaagggtttaggcaaaaagagggtatcgattatttcgatacctatgcgcctgttgcaagaacaacttctataagaattttgttcgctttagcttctatacacaacttgtatgttcatcaaatggatgtcaaaacgacattccttaatggtgacctcaatgaggaggtctatatggaacaacccgaagggtttgtcctaccaaaatatgaacataaagtttgtagacttgtaaaatccttatatggattgaaacaagctcctaagcaatggcatgagaaatttgatcaagccatcatgtctaatgggtttagacataacagtggagacaagtgtttgtattccaaaacttgtaagggatatgtgatcattgtttgcttatatgtggatgacatgcttattctaagtaatagcatgaaagggatagaagaaacgaagaggtttctatcatcaaccttcatgatgaaagatcttggagaagttgataccatactcggtatcaaagtaaagaaacatagtggggttttgcattagggcaatcccattatgttgagaaagtattgaacaaatttaaccatctcaaggttaaagatgccaatactccattcgatcatagtgtaaaactagagaagaatgaaggaagagcggtggctcaattggagtacgctagtgctatagggagtctaatgtacgctgcccagtgtactagacctgatatagcatttgcggtaagtaaacttagtaggtttacaagtaatccaagtgtggatcactggaaggcaattggaagggtcctaggttatctcaagaaaaccaaaggactaagccttcactactccaaatttccttcgatattagaaggatatacagatgcaagttggatatccaatcttggggacaacttgtccacaactggttgggtatttacacttggtggaggtgcaatttcttggggttccaagaaacaaacctgtatatctcattccactatggaagcagagttcatagctctagctgctactggcaaagaggccgaatggttaagggatctgttgatagagattcccctaatcaaagataatgtatctactatatcgatacattgtgatagccaagcaacattggctagagcatacagcggagtgtataatgggaagtctagacatattagtctaagacatggatatgtaagagaattgattcaaagaggagtcatctcaatatcctatgtgagaacaagtgaaaatctggcggatcctttcactaagccactaacgagggatttagtggctgcatcatctcgaggaatgggacttaaactccctaaagagattcacgattgatggtaacctatcttaacactagttattcaactagtgttaggttcaataggtaataacaagtcaatcaagtgaatattagttgtactcaaaacaagtcccatctgagatattgagtacttgtgtgttaccaagaggagggttaaaaccgaaaggttttttaatagaattcagtcttgtaaagacaagtatttttggtaacaaaatactgtaagaattctacctatatggacctaggggtggtgccgcctctcatgagaattgggagtattctcaagaaagtccatgaatggaaagtgcacatggccattaacggtgcaaagcgagacatagaggtctcaagtgaacatcgcaaaggtgtgtgtattatcaccgatttgtcatcatgaaaaggtggttcaatgcctagtgcaaccaaatttttgacaaattttgtgacaattacactatagtaaagttcaagttgaaaaacactttactttatgcatcaatgcaatgactcctataagagagagttcttatttaatcaagtgggggatatgttatattttaaatataatgattgattaaataagtgttacaatagatgactatttaatctagtgggggaatgttatattattttataatataatgtaatattatattattttataatataatgttttagattaaataaatgtgacatggagtgtcacatattgtaacatataatagagagttacattatttggatatatgtgaaatatccaaacatgtaacatatttggtgttacaaatttatcacaaatttgtaactcctaaatatcaccaattattgtgtagatttgttgttacacaatattgagatgaatttcttaaagccatatgagaaatggctgatagagatgtgattttaactctcatattgtgtatggaagttacagaatcaagtgggaataaattggaacgttttggaaaaaacttaaaaaactggttgctgaaactgaccaagggccgcggcgcttgaaacaagcgccgcggcgctagtggctgacagattcatactaagtcggtttttatccaattttgaacgtttccaacagccaagtaactcccaaatctctattttaattccataaaacacccaatttatcattggtaacagccatgggggttggtggaatttgaaattcaaagggtgtctctaaactctataaataggagcctaatgctcacttgtaagacacaccattttctatccactagagcacttggctagaaacaccttgaggcttgattattccagaaagcatttccaaaatctgtgagagatcccttagtgcttgagttagggggaaataagcttttggacaatggtttcaaaccttgttcaagttggtgatccccaatactcttcactttggttgtgtgagtgagagttctttgttcattgttcttattcttgttcttttattctattgcttttattttcttctattattcactcttttacatgtatcttttgttttagagttgtaatctcatctatatcttttcattatactacttctagtttatttgtatattttgtcttagagttgtattttctatttctatcatcttctacctctttctttatatttacatgtatcttttttcatagagttgtaacactttttaatcaatcaatatttaattgtaatattttgcatagagttgtaacattatcttaccatttccattgaggcaatattatttttcctaagaaTAATCACTTATTTATTATTGAAGATGAGAAACAATATGACCTCAGGCCAAGAAAATGCATGGGACTTGTGAGTATTCAAATTGACAGGCATTCAGGATGTAAGCTTAAATCAATCAGGACTTATGAGTATTCAAATTGACAGGCATTCACAACTTCTTACATAATAACCTACTAATAGATGTAAAGTACATTAAATCAAGACCAATGTAGTTTTAACACTGGAGATGTGTATTCACTAGAACAGGACAGCCTAAAAACATACATAAATGCACTTGTGTGCACACTCCTAAAAACATGCCTGTGCCAGTGTAAAAGATATTTACCTTAATATGACCATCATGAGCAATTAATAAATTATCTGGCTTCAAATCACGATGAACCACACGAAGTGAATGTAAATATTCTAGTGCAAGCACCTGCCAACATAAAAGAACAAGCCTAAGCTGAGATACGGAGTTGAACAAAAACTAGCAGTGGAAGGTTTCAAAATAAGAAACAATGAACTTACCACTTCTGCTATAtatacacgagcaacatcttcttCTAAGCAGCCTAAATTTCTCAACAACGAATATAAATCCCCTCCATTTAAATACTCCATCACAAGGTACAAATTTTCTCGGCAAGTGAATGAATAGAAGAAGCGAACCTGATATATTAACAAAATGTAAGAGAAACATTTTTCTCTCAAGCAAAGGTTAATCTGTTAGCTAGATAGACCTGCTCACCACAAAGGGATTGCGAACTGAAATCAAAATATCACGTTCCGCCAAGATACTTTCAACTGCATTTTTTCGGATCATGTCAGCCTTTTTAAGAACCTGTGGCAGATAGCACAAATGAACAGTTGTTCAGTGCTTATTTAAGAAACATAAAGAACTACAAGGAGAGTTAACTGTGCAACATGAGAGAGACTCATGGGTTAAAAAGTGAGTAGATAAATATTCAGTAAATCCCTGTAATTTTCACAAAATCATTTAGTCCACATGCGTCACTGATTCAATCTAGTAAACTACCTACTTTTTTCAAGCATGGAACTAAGTAGACAAAGAATTAAGTAGTGGCTTACAAAGGGAAAGCTGTCTAAGAACGCGTAGCATAAAATAGATGAGAAACTATCAGGAAGATCAATATGATTAGCAGAAAAATAGTACAAAAAGATAAAAGAATTATGATCCTCATTATTTAAGAGAAATTAAAAAAGAAACCTTTATGGGAAAAAGATCCCCTGTTGTTCTCTTTTTGGCCAGGAAAACCCGTCCAAAAGCCCCCCATGAGTATTTTAACATAAATAGATTagaaaattaaatatctttaaaccAGTATACAACCACAAACACTTAAGAAAACAAATTTTTTGACATTTATCTATATCACTCTCTTGGAGGCATTTCAACAAACACATTATATGCAACCAAGAAAGCTTTATCATAAGCATCATTCGAATTTCTAACATTTAACTTCAAAGGCCAAAAATCTATTCTCTTCCCCTGTTTTATAACAACAAGAGGTTCTGACTAAAACACTTGAAAATCAACTTCTTCAAACCCAAAATATATCATATTCAAGTTCTAGAGATACCCTATTCGGAAAATTATTGGAGACCTGAACTGAAAAAATTTTTAGCTTGAAGACCCAAAATATGCCATTTACTCAGTATATATTATGTGTTTTATCATGTAGTCAGCatatcaaaaatatcaaattaagTGCATATATAGTTGacatttaaacactcaagaaACACTGGAAAATTAACTTTTTCAAAACCcaaaatttatcaacttaattgaaaacaaaaaatattttacatttaaTCACACAACAAAACTTACTTCAATAATATCATAATCGAAACATCATCAATAGTTCtagaatcaaataaaaaaatacacataTAAATCCCAACGCAatattttttatacatataaAGAGAGATGGGTTGAGCTCACCTAGAGAGAGGGGGAGAGGGATAGATCGTTGTCCTCACAAAGCTCATCTATGGCATTGGTGGCAGCGGCTTTGAAGGAAAGCAGGGGCTTGCTGCTCAAATGGATAGATCGATCGAGATGAGAAGATTAGAGATTGAGATACTATTGATGGAGAAAAGAGAGTGAGAGTGCAGCGTCCAACGGATGAGGAAGTCTGTTGAGAAAAGGCATTTggtttcaagaacagatattaatttgaaatctga is a window of Humulus lupulus chromosome 4, drHumLupu1.1, whole genome shotgun sequence DNA encoding:
- the LOC133828978 gene encoding probable serine/threonine protein kinase IREH1 isoform X2; protein product: MIRKNAVESILAERDILISVRNPFVVRFFYSFTCRENLYLVMEYLNGGDLYSLLRNLGCLEEDVARVYIAEVVLALEYLHSLRVVHRDLKPDNLLIAHDGHIKLTDFGLSKVGLINSTDDLSGPALSTTSLMVEDEPELSVPEHQQERRKKRSAVGTPDYLAPEILLGTGHGLYSPLSV